TCAGCTCCATCACCTCGCCCACGCCCGCGCAGCTCGCCACTGGCATCAGCGAGGCGCTGATCAACACGGCGGCGGGCCTGATCGTGGCGATCCTCGCCTATGTGGCCCGCAACGCCCTGCGCGCGAAGGCCGACCGCATCGCCACCCAGGCCGAGCGGGTGCGGGAGGAACTGCCCGCGTGGCTCACCCCCCGCGGCCTGATCCCGGTGACCGGACGGGCGGTGCCGGAAGTCGCCCTGAACTTCGACAATGTCCCGGCCGGTGGGGCGGCACGGTGAGGCGGCGCTTCCGGGACGGTGACGCGGTGACCTTCGACTTCGCCCCGATGGTGGACATCGTGCTGCTGCTGCTGATCTTCTTCTTTCTGACCAGCAACCTCGGCGCGCGGCAAAACGCCCTGCCGCTCGATCTGCCCCGCGCCAGCACCACCGTGCAGGAGACGCCCGCCCTGCCCATCGTGAGTGTCGACCGCGGCGGGAAGGTCTATCTGAACGGCAAGGAAACCACCCTGACCCGGCTGGGCGGGCAGCTCAAGCCTCTACTGGGCACGTCGGGCGGCGTGGTGGGCCTGCGGGCGGACGAGCGCGGCAACTACGGCACGGTCGTCCGGGTGATGGACGAGATCAAGAAGGCGGGCGGCGAGCGCCTGGCGCTGGGGACCCGCACCGCTCCCGCCGGGGGAAAGTGACGGCGACGTGACCACGCTGCCTCCCCCTCCCCCCAGTCCCTCCAGCCCGGAACGTCAGGAGCGGCTGCGCGCGGCCGGAGTCACCTTCCTCCTGCACGGGGCGCTGCTGCTGGGGCTGCTGGCCGCGCGGCCCGACCTGCGCCCCCCGGCCCTCACGGCCCCGCCCGACCTGAAGCGGGCGCCGCTGGAAGTGGTGACGCTGGCGCCCCCGGCGACGCCCACCTCCCCTCTGACGCCCCCGGTCCGTGAACGGGTGACGCCGACGCCGCGAACCCCGGTCACCCCCCGCCCGCAGGCCAAACCGGCCCCTCGGCCGACCCCGCAGACTCAGTCTGCGACTCCGCCCAAAGCGGCCCCGGTGCCCAAGCCCCAACCCACGCCCCAGCCTGCCCAGCCCGCCCCGCAGGCTCCCGTGCGGCAGGCGGCTCCCCCGACACCGGCGCCTGCCGCGCGGCCCGCCCCCTCCGCGTCACAGACTCCGGCCCCGACCCCGGCCAGCACGCCCGACCCGGATCGGGCCGCGAGCGCCGCGCCGCTGCGGCCCCTGCCCCGGACTTCCGAGCGCGTGAAGGTCGAATCCGCCGAACCGGCAGGAGCCGCCCCATTCCCGTCGCCCCAGCCGACGACAGCACAGGCCCCGGCCACATCAGCTCCGGCGACGGAGGCCCCCGCGACCACCGCCGTGCCGGAGAACACTACCCCCGAGACGCCCACGGCTGCGGCCCCGGCAGGCGCAGGCACCCCGGACCCTGAACCCCGCGCGCAGGCCGACGACACGCCCGCCGCGCCGGTAGCTGCCGCCCCAGCGGCACCCGCCCCGGACCCGGAACCCGTGACCGCCCTCCCACGCCGGGAAGACGCCGCACCGGCCAGCACCCAGGACACTGCCGCTCCGGCCAGGGGCGAGGCCACCGCCACTGAGGAACCCGCTCCGGCACGCGGGGCCGCTTCCGCCGCCACTTCGGCGGAGAGCGAGGCGCCGGTGACCCGAATTCCCGCCCGCCCGCTGAATGCCCCGCAGGGCAGCGCGCCCGAAGTTCCCACCACGTCACGCGGCACGCTCGCCCCGGGCACACCGGAGGCGGTCGCCGGTCGGGAGGGCACCGTCGCCCGCACCCCCCAGGCCACGGCGCCGGATGCGCCCACGCCCTCGCGCAGCACCACTCCCGCGCCTGTCCCCGAGACGGCGGCCCCCACCCCCGAACGCAC
The window above is part of the Deinococcus metallilatus genome. Proteins encoded here:
- a CDS encoding ExbD/TolR family protein codes for the protein MRRRFRDGDAVTFDFAPMVDIVLLLLIFFFLTSNLGARQNALPLDLPRASTTVQETPALPIVSVDRGGKVYLNGKETTLTRLGGQLKPLLGTSGGVVGLRADERGNYGTVVRVMDEIKKAGGERLALGTRTAPAGGK